The Streptomyces sp. NBC_01298 genome contains the following window.
CCAGAGCAGTAGCTGTCGAAGGGCGTTTCTCGGGACTTCCGCTCCGGCGAAGGTTGATGTCCAGCCAGTCATTGCCCTTGTCCCCGTACGGCTGCACCCGCAGCTCACGGTGATAGAGGTGAACCCCACCGACGTGACGGAGCCAGCTACGGATGGCCGGCGTGTCCTGCTCGGCCAGCCGCACCTCCTTTTTGGCCGCCGAAGGGTTGAGGTTGAACATCCAGAGCTCGAGCGTCGCCTCAGGTGCACTGAAGGCGAGGGGCGGTGCTGCGTTCTTCGTCTTGCGTCGCGTTCCCTGGCGGTGACCGACCTCTGCATGGCCGCCGGTGAACTCCGCCTCGCCACGCCAGTTGTAGAGCGTGGCGGAGGCCAGTCCCTCGCTGTCCAGCACGGCTACGAGCCGGTACTCGTGGTATCGGAGCAGGGTGGAGTTCACCAGCCGTGAAAACCCGGCGTACTCAGGGGTGTCACACTCCACCCTGAAGGCAGTGTTGTCGGCGAAGGGTCCGCTGAGCAGGAGCAGTGATCTGGCCAGTCGCTCCCCTGCCTTTGCGGAGATGCTGTGCCGTAGCCCAGTGACGGTGACAGTGGTTCCCTGCTTCCACGCAGGCGTCCCGTCGGCGGCCGTTGAGTCAAGCGTTCGCGTCTCTATCCCCAAGGGCACATCCTCGACAGCATGCGAGGCATCTATGCGATCCCAGTCGATGCTGAGGACATGCTCGATCCCGGGCTCTGTACGGGACCGCGTGGTCACGGTCACCGTGGTGCCGAGCCGTAGAGCGGCGAGCCGACCGAGGCCCTTCTCACCGACCTTGCGCCGCCCCAAGCGGGAGTACCTGGAGGACGGCTTACTGGATCTGCCGATCAGAAGGAATCCTGATGCGAGTTCCGCCTCCGTCATCCCATCGCCGTCGTCCGACACAGTCAGCGTGCCGCCGACCTCTGCCGCGCCGCTCAGCTTGATGCGGCAGATCTCCGCATCCGCGTCATAGGAGTTGCGGACCAGCTCCATAATCCCCAGATCGGGATGCGGGACTAGCTCCTCACCCAGCCGGGCCAAGATCTCAGGAGCGAAGCGGAGTCGATGGTCCATCAAGCGAGCCTCCCCGGTGGGAACAATGCCGGGGCCGGGACGCTATCCCCTCGCGGGCATGTTAGCCGGGGATCGATGCACGGTAGGAGAGTTCAGCCGGGCCGCATTGGGGCAGCACCTCAGCAAAAGGCGCGGCCTGGTCTTCTGTCGGCGAAGTGGCGGGGTCGCCGTGCCTAACGCGGTCCATGACGACCCGGAGGCCGGTCGCAGCCGGGTCCGCTTCACCTTCTGCAAGCAGGAGGATGCCCTGCGAGAGGCTGTTTCTCGCCATCAGCCATGGTGAGCGCCCCATTACCGCCGCCGCCGAACCATCCCTCGACTACAGCTCAGGGCGAACGGTGCAGTAATTCTCAGGCCAAGGCTGGAAGTTGATGCCGAGCGCAAGCTACGCTCACGCACCCATAACCCTATAAACGCAGGTGACCCCGGCGGTGGTTGCACACCCCGGGGCCCGACACCGAAGAGGACTAGTCTTCGATGCGCATCAATCGTAGCGCGCGCACGCGCTACTTCACTGTCCTGGGCAACGAGGTCCTACGGGATCGCCGTCTCAGCTTCACCGCCCGCGGCCTCCTCGCCTATCTGCTGTCCCTGCCGGACGGCGCCCGTGAGGACGTCCGCACCCTCGCCGACAAGAACCCCGGCCTCGGCCGCAGAGGCGTATCCAAGGCCCTCGACGAGCTGGTCAAGGTCGGCTACTACATCCGCCGTACGGTCCGAGACGAGGACAGCGGCCAGGTCCGCACCGAGACGTACCTCTTCGACACCCCGCAGGCCAGCGGCTCGGCCCCGCTTCCCGCACTGGCGGGAACCGGCGAAGCGGAGGCCGGGAAGGCGGGAGCGTTCCCCAAGGGGAACAAGAACCCGGAGGAAGAACCCACCCACCCTGTCGCGGCGGCCACGAACGCCGAGCCGCCCGCTGGGCGGGCGGAGGAAACGACTCCGGACCAGCCCACCCCTGCCCCCGTACCAGCGGATATGGGGCGCGGAGCCGCGCTGCTGTCCCGCCTGGGCAGCGTCGAGCCCAAGCTGGCTCTGTGCGCCGCAGACGCCCTCACCCTCGCGCCGCTGGCCGCACGGTGGCTGGACGCCGGGGTGTCCGAGCTGGCAGCCCGCTCGCTCCTCACCGCCGGGCTACCCCCAGTGGTGCACAGCGCACGGGCACTCCTCGCGGACCGCCTCGTGCGCAAGCTGCCCGCACCGCGCGCCCGGCAAGATGCCGCCGCGTCGGCGGCGCCGCTGGCGGAGTGCGCCGAGTGCCGTGATCCCCTACCGCGTGGCCAGCAAACCGGCATCTGCGCCGTCTGCGCGGGGGCGACGGCCCGCGTCGGCGAGGCCGCACCCGTCATGGAGACGGTGACCGACCATGTGGCCGCTCTGCGGTCGGCGCTGCGCGCTCGGCCGACGACCGCCGCAGGCCCACTCCAGCCGTTCCTCAACCCAAAGGCGGTCAGATAACCGCTGGAGAGCACATATAGGTAGACCCCGCAGCATGCTGCGGGGTCTACCTATATGAAGAAACCGGCGGTGTCCTACTCTCCCACAGGGTCCCCCCTGCAGTACCATCGGCGCTATCGGGCTTAGCTTCCGGGTTCGGAATGTAACCGGGCGTTTCCCCAATGCTATGACCACCGAAGTGTTTTGGCAGGTAGCTACTCAGAGCAGCTCCTCTTTGCCTAGGCGACATCTTACATGCCGCTGATGGTGCCTCTGTGGCGGTTGTCGGACCATCGGCTCACGGAACCGGCAATGGCGGGCGTGAGAGGCACTCCAAGGATCTGGTGGCGCCAGCCCCCGCTTCACCACATGGTCATTTCCCCCTTCAGCAGCGCGTCGCGCGCCTTCGCCCCCTCGATCGGTCCGACGAACCGCTGGGACTCCATGAGGCCCCTCAGCCGCCCGACCTTGCGCTGAAGCACCGAGGTGGACCCGACCTGCGTCGAGACGCCAGCTCGGCCGCCTGGCACAGCAGCTCCCGGCCACGAAGGCGCTCTGTAGGTGGACCGGCTTGTTCGCCCCCCGGCAGGACCAGCCTGCCCCCCTTGCCGACCAGCTTCTCGGCGCCCGGCTGGTCCAGGTTCGCCCGGCTGTCGGCGAGGGAGGAGACGGCGAAGGCCAGCCACGAGAGCACATTCGCCTTGATCAGATCGGTCACCACGTCCACCGAGAGCCGGTGATCAACGAATGACACACGGTTCCCGGGCGCCGTGGGCTCTCGCGCGCTTCAGTAATTGCCTCCCGGGGTTGCCAGGGAATGGCGGACTTAGTATGTATCTCCATCAAACGACTTCACGGGGGTGCCCCGTGAGAGGATCGCTGACGTGAAACTGATCGAGAACACCGAGGCACGACGGGTGGAGGCGCTCAGTCTCCTTGACCCTCGGACCCAGGCCGCCCTGGGGCAGTTCTTTACCCCTGCCCCAGCCGCCGGCCTGATCGCCTCGATGCCTCGTCTAGGCGCCCTGAGCAATACCGTGCGCGTTTTGGATCCTGGCGCCGGCGTCGGCTCGCTGACCGCCGCACTGGTGACCCGGCTGCACGAAGAGCGCCCTGACCTGAACGTTCATGTCGTTGCTGTGGAGACCGACCCGCAGGTCATGCCTTACCTGCGGGCCACACTCGAGGAATGCAAGGCAACCTACGGCACCACGTTCGAGCTCGTGCAGGGCGACTACCTCATCGACGATGACGCACTCATCGACGGGCCGTTCGACCTCGTCGTCGCCAATCCACCCTATGGAAAGCTCGCCGCAGGCAGCCTGCACCGTACGCGCACTGCGCGGCACCTGGTCGATGCCAGCAACATCTACACAGCCTTCTGGGCCAGGGCCACAGCTGCCCTCGCACCCGGCGGCCAGATCTCGATCATCGTGCCCCGCTCCTGGGCCAACGGCACCTACCACCGAGCCTTTCGTCAGTGGATGCTCGACCGCACCAGCCTCGACCTCCTACACGTCTTCGAGAGCCGCAACACGGTCTTCGCCGACACTGGCGTTCTCCAGGAAAACGTCATCGTGGCTGGAACGCGGGGTGACCAGCAGCGACAGGTCGTCCTGTCGGCCTCGATTGCGCACCACGACGCCCCGCTGCGCCGCACCGTCCCGTTCGACGCGGTGGTCCTACCCGGGGACCGCGAGCAGTTCGTCCGCTTCGACGACTCCGCCGTCGTGCCGCCGGCCGTCTCGTTCACCCTGGCCGACCTGGGCTTGGGCGTCAGCACAGGCAAGGTCGTCGACTTCCGTAACCGCGAACACTTGACCGAAGACCTCGGCGCCGACGGTGTTGTGCCGATGATCTACCAGGCCAACGTGCGCGGTGGAGAGATCGAGTGGCCACAGCGCCCCGGGAAAAAGCCGCAGGGCTTCTTGCCCAGCACCGAGGCCGCCCGCAAGCTGCTCCTGCCCGAAGGGCACTACGTCGTCATCAAGCGCTTCTCCGCGAAGGAGGAGAAGCGGCGCGTGGTCGCGGGCGTCTGGAAGCACGACGGCCCGGTTGCCATGGACAACAAGACCAACTACCTGCACGAGAAGAAGGGGCCTATCGACCCTCAGCTCGCGCACGGGCTGATGCTCTGGCTGAACTCCTCGACGCTCGACGCGATCTTCCGCACCTTCTCCGGTCACACCCAGGTCAACGCCGGGGACGTCAAGACGCTCCCCTTCCCCTCCCGTGACGACCTGGTGCGCCTGGCGGAGAACGCGCCGGAATGGCTCCCAGAACAGGCTAAGCTCGACGCCCTCGTAGCTGACTTGTTCCCCGCTGTCGTAGGCTCCGCAGAGTGACCAGCACCTTAGAAGCATCCGTCGACAACGCCGGCGTCCTCCTGCAAGCCTTCGGCTTCGACAAGGTCCGCTGCAATAGCAGGTCCGCCCTGACAGCTCTCGTGCTGCTCGGCCTGGAACCTGGCGAGACGTGGGACGCGGCGACCAACCCGCGTCTCGGCGTCACAGAAGTCATGGGCGTCATTGCGGATAAGTGGGGTAAAACGTACGCCCCGAACTCGCGTGAGACGTTCCGCAAGCAGACGCTCCACCAGTTTGTCGACGCGGGGTTCGCCGAGCACAACTCCGACGCTCCCGAAGGGCGCGCGGTCAACTCCTCCAAGAACAATTACCGGATCGCTCCGGCCGCTCTGTCCGTAGTGCGTCTCTTCGGCACCCCGGGGTTCCAAGGCGCCCTCGACGCCTGGATAGCCGAGGCGCCCACCCAGCAGGCCGCTTACAAGGCCACTCGCGACATGCAGATGATCCCGGTCAAGCTGCCCGACGGTTCTGTGTTCCGGCTCTCTCCTGGTGGCCAGAACCCCCTGATCCGGGACATGGTCGAGGAGTTTTGCCCTCGCTTCGCCCGCGGTGGACAGTTGCTCTATCTGGGGGACGCCAAGGATCACCGCTACGACATCCGCCATGACGACGCCTTCGCACGTCTCGGGCTGACCTTCGACGAGCACGGCAAGAACCCGGACCTCGTGGTCTATGACGAGAAGCGCGGTTGGCTCTTCTTGATGGAGGCCGTCACTTCTCACGGACCGATCGACTTCGGACGGCGTGAGCACCTTAAGAAACTCTTCGCGACGGACAAGGCGGGGCTGGTGTTCGTGAACTGCTTCCCGGACCGCGCCACGATGCGCAAGTGGCTGGCCGACCTCGCGTGGGAGACCGAAGCCTGGGTGGCTGATGCGCCTGATCACCTGATCCACCTGAACGGCTCACGGTTCCTCGGCCCCTATGAGGGGCCTTTCAAGCTCGCCCTCTGACTGGGCGAACCCCAGGCCACGGTCGTGACCTGTCCGATGCACGCGAGGACAACCCGGCGGTCAGTGGCGCAAACAGCTCCTCTTTCAACAGAGTCTCGGGGAGCCGGCGGACATGACTGCCGGCCTATGCACCTCAGCCGGTCCGAGGTGCATAGGTATGCCGCTCAGCAGCAGGTGTAGGACGGGTTGGCCTTGTCCGCGGTAAGACGCTTGTCTGGAGTCGTCGTCTAGCTTCCCCGCCCGTGGACCGCCCTCAGCCTCGGGCCCCGAGCCAGCTCAGGCCCCTGAGCCGTGGCGGACCACGACGTCAGCCGAGAAGCCGGCGTGCCGCAGCGGCGCGGCGGCCTCGATCATGCCAGCCAGTGCGGTGTGTGCCACCCGGAGCTGTGGGCTTTGTCGGCCGCTCTCGCCGAGCGGGGCTATGGAGCTGCGGTGCAGTCGGACGGCGCGCCGGTAGAGCAGTTCGATCTCGCGGTTGAGGGCGAGGACGGACATCTGGGGGTCGCGGGTGATGAGGTACTGCCCGAGTACGTAGAGGAAGCACTCGTGCTCCTTCTCGCACATGTTGTCCCGGTCCCAGACCTTGGCGACTTCGAACTGGCTGGGGGTCATGTGGTCGAGAGCGGCCTCTCGCGGCATACCGTCTTCGCCGGCCTCCTTGACGAGGTCCCACAGTTCGAGGCCGAGATCGGACGGCGACCTGCGTCGGGAGTTCACAGCTGATCCCCTTCCCCGCCACCGAGGAGCCGGGCGAGTTCGTCGTCCATGTCCGTCTGGCCGGTGGTGACGACGTGCTCGCACCAGTCGCAAACCGCGCGGACCTTCTTGAGGCTGTCCAGCACCGCTTCCTCCTCCTCGGTGGTCAGCAGCTCCTCTTGCGCGAGAACGACGGCGTTCTGCATGGACACGCAGAAGCTGGTGCACTGGCCCAGGATCCTGAGGATGGAGGAGGGAGCGTCACGGTAGGAGACCGTGGGGCTTGGGGGCGTCGGCTGCTGGTTCTGGCCCGGCGCCTCTTCGGAGTGGGTGCCAGCCTCGACGTCAATGTGGGCCTGTTGCTCCAGGCGTTGACCTCGGTCACGGTTGGCATCGCGGACAGCGCGTCGGAACCCCGGGTCCTCCACGGCTTGGCGGAGTACTTCGGTGCGGTCGGCGAGTTGGGTGACAGCTATGGCGGCCTCGTCAGTGTTACGGAGGAGCCGCTTGGCCGTCTCGATCCGCTCTCCAGGCGTGGCGGGGTTGTTGGGCAGGGATTGGATGGCTCGCTGGGCTGTGTCGTAGTGCCAGACGCCCTGATCACGCGGATCCAGGTCGTCCGACGGCTCTTGCTGAATCAGTTGGAACCGGTTGGGCTTCCCAGATAGGACGAGATGGACACTCCAGGGGACGTCATCGCGTCGCGTCTCTGCCGGCCATGCCGTCGAGACGTATCGGTACTTCTTCAAGCTGCCCACGGAGGACCTGATCTGCTTGGCGATGAGGGCCGTGAGCTGGCCGATTTCTCCGTAAGGACGAGCCGCCATCATCTCGTTGAGCATGTCGCCCAACTCGAAGTTACTCGCGCTCTTGGTCCGGATGATGCGCCGGCCGCGGTGGACGTATCGGATCCACTCGTCGCGCGTAAAGCCGGGTGGGATTTCCAGGACAGGCATGCATGGCTCCTGTGCTTGTCGTCGAAGCCAGGTGCAGGAGAACGCCCCCGGGCGGCCGTAGCCGCGCCCACGAGACCTGACTGTGCCTGCTCGGCAGCGTCCTGCTCGTCAGCATCCGACGGGAGGCGTGCTTCTAGGCGCAGAGAGGGAAACTCGGTACATCAGCTTCAGGGGGAGCAATCGGGTGAGACCCCCGCGCGCCCGCAGGGCCTTGCCGAGTGCTCCCCGTGTCCGAGTGCGCGGTAGCGTCCCCTGTAGGACCAATCGCGGAAGGGACGGCCACCGGATGCCGCAGCGCACTGACAGCACCGACAGGCGTGAACAAGTCGGTCTGATCCTCGACTTCGCCGGAGTGCTTACTGCCAGCCCGCTCGCTGTCCACCGTGCGTGGTGCGTGTCCGAAGGGCTGGCCCCGGAGGCGTGGCGCAGCACCCTCAACGATCACCCGGAGGGTCGGCGGCTGTACGCGGCCCTGGAGGTCGGGGAGATAGGGCAGGCGGAGTGGAACGAGGGGACTGCCCCTCTGCTGGGTGCGCACGTGGACCCGGTGAACCTGATGGGCCGGGCGTGGGCCGGGGTGCCCGCGGCTCGTCGGATGGCTGCCCTTGCTCGTGCGGCACGGGCGGCTGGCCATCGGGTCGCCCTGCTGTCCAACAGCTTCGGCCTTGACCCGTTCAACCCGTACGAACACGTCGGGATCTGGGACCTGTTCGATGTGCACGTCGTCTCCGAGCTGGTCGGCATGGCCAAGCCTGATCCGGAGATCTACCGACTGACCCTGGATCGCATCGGCTTGCCTGCCGAGCAGTGCGTGTTCGTGGACGATCACGCGGTGAACCTTCCGCCGGCCGCAGAGCTGGGGATCACCACCGTCCACGTCACCAATGAGGATGAGGCCGTTGCGGAGCTTGAGGACCTCCTGGGGGTCAGCGCGGTTCTTGCCGCGTGACCCCAACTTCCGGCTGATCAAGGGCTGTCGGCCCCACTGCTCCTGCCAGTACCGTCCGTATGAGGCCAATCACACGGAGGTGCTGGAACATGCAGTGGTCGGAGTACACCACCTCTGAGCGGTTGAAGACGCTGCGCGGCGGGATGACGCAAGAGCAGTTAGCGGAAGCTGCCGCCGTGTCCGTGGGCGTGGTGCGCAAGCTGGAACGTGGAGGTACCGCGTCGCTCCCGTCGCTGCTGTCCATCGCCGACGCCCTCGGCACGGACATCGCCGTACTCCTCGGCCAGCAGGCACCCCGCCGGTCCATGGACCGCGACGAGCGGGCCGCGCTTCGGATGGTGTCCGCGGCTACCCATGACGCCGCCATTGGTATCCCCGCCGACGTCGAGCCGGGCACCGTTGAGGAGCTGCGCGCAGCCGTCCGCCGGGCGGATGAGGCCTACTGGGCAGGCCGGTACACCGAGCTCGGGACGCTCCTGGGCCAGCTCCTCCCCGAGGCGAAGGCCCGCTTCGATGCCGCCGACCACGCTGAGCGGGAGGCCGCTGGCGGTGTCTTGATCGACACCTTCCAGACGGCCGGTATGGCCGCCAACGTGCTGGGCTCCCGCGATCTGGCCTACGCGGCGCTGACGTACGGCCGTCAGATCGCTGTGCAGGCCGGGGACGACCTCCGCGACGCCCACCTGGCCGCCACGACGGCGTGGGTCAACCTGCGCGACGGCCGCACCACGCAGGGGTTCGCCCTTGCCGCGGCGCAGGCCGACCGGATCGAGCCCAAGATGAGCGAGCACGACCCCGACCGGCTGAGCGTGTACGGGCAGCTCGTCACGAACGCCGCCGTGGCCGCATCACGAGGCGGTGCGAGCCCGGACAGCGCCCGCGAGTACCTCTCCCAGGCCCATGCCGTAGCCGCCCGTATCGGGGATGAGCACGCCCGCGGCGACCACGCCCAGCCGTACGGGCCCATGTACGCCGCCACACAGGCCATGAGCATCGCCGTGGCCCTCGGCGATACCTCCGGCGCGCTGCGCCTGATGGACACCGTCCGCCTGGACGACACCGTGCCGCTGGCCACACGCGCCCGCTACGGCTTGGACGTCGCCCTCACCCACGTGGAATGCCGCCGCTGGGAGGCTGCCGCCGACACCCTCGAAGCCGTATGCACGATGGCCCCCGGCTGGGTGCGCCATCAGATGCTCCCCGGCGTCATCATCGGCCGGCTAGCCGGCGTTTCCGTCGGGCGTCTCCGCGGTCTCGCCAGCGTCGCCGGGGTCCCCCTCGGAGTGCGCTGACCCGAGACCCGACTACCACGCCCCGTAGCAGTCGGCAGGCCGCCACCTGCCTGACTACTACGGGGCGTTGCACATGCTCGACCGCCGGGCCCCACGCTGCCACGCTCCGTGGCACCGGAACCCGGCACGGACTGTCGGCGCTGCCACGGGCCGTGTCTGGGCCCGCGTACCTCTACGCAGCAGCCTTATGGGCATGCCGAACAACCCGATCGGCGGCCTCGGACACGTACCCGTCGCCGTCTACGCTTGCGCTCCCACCGCTGTCGCCGTCCGAGACGGTGAGAGACGCTGCCGCCACTACGCCGGCGCCCGGCACTGGCACGTTGCCGGTGCGTGGTCCGATCTCGACCCCGCGGTGCCTCTCGACGAGCGCCCCGGCTGGCAGGCCATAGCGTCCGCCCTGTCCACCGGAATGATCCGGGGAATCATCGTGGGCGCCTTCTCCCATGTCGCTGCCGACGCGGCCCAGTTCGCCGGCCTCGGAGTCCTCATCCGCGACAGGGGCGGATTCCTCGTGCACGCCGCCGGCACCCTGCCCCGCCGTACCCCCGGCGAGCTGCAGCGCCGCCGCGACATCACCGACGCCTCCTCGGGGTGGTCCCCGTGGGGCGACACGCCACAGGCAGACACCTCGTGAACGCCGGGCGCCTCCGGTCGACCGCGGTCGACGACGTCGGGCCTGCCCGATGAAGCAGTACTTAGCGGTCTTGGCCTACGTCATCACTGTCACCGCCTTGGTCCTTGCCCTGGCCATCGCCGGAACCCCGGACTACTGAGACATCAGAGGAGCGACATGACCCGCACTGCCAACCGTGGCTTCAACCACCGGCAGGCGATGAGCGAGGAGTGGTTCCGCACCCGGGTTCTTCCCCGTGTATCCGGCCTGCGCTTCCTCCCCTACCAGGTACGGCAGATGAGCCGCGAGCACCTCCCCACGATGCTGCGCTACAAGGGCCGGAAGAGCATGGCCCGTATCGCCGGGGATCTGCTGATGGTCTCCGCGCGGTGGCGCTGCCTGCCGTTCCACTACTTCCGCTACGGCGGGTACCGGCGCGAGGTTTCTTCCGAGCGGGCGTGTGCGTACCTGCCGGAGACCACCTTGTTCCACCGCCTCCTTCCCCGCGTGAACCGGGACACCATCGACCTGGACGACAAGGTGGTCTGCAAGAAGATCCTTGCTTCCGCCGGCATCCCGCAGCCCCCACTGATCGCGAGCGGTAACGGCCGTGCAGGCGTCACCTCCGAGGGCGACGAGGTTTCGCTGGAGGCCGTCCTCGATCACGCTTCCGGCTCCGGGCGCGTGGTGTTCAAGCCCTCCCGCTACTCCAGTGGCGGCTCGGGAGTCGTGATCGTGCGGCCCGGCGAGGACGGCTTCGATCTCGCGGCCTACGCGCAGCGGTGGGGCACCTGGCTGGTCGAGCACCACGTACCGCAGCACCACGACCTGGACGTGCTGAACCCGTACGCCCTCAACACCTTCCGGGTCATCACCCTGCTGACGAACGGTACCGCCGAGGTGCTCTACATGATGCTGAAGCTTGGCGGCGTCGACAGCACGACGGACAACTCGGCCGATGGCGGCTTGCAGATCCGGGTGCACCCCGACGGTGAACTGGACCGCCACGGCTACGACCGGTACCTCAACGCCCAGACTCGCCACCAAGTCAGCACCGTGCCGTTCGCCGGCCACAGGATCGCCCACATCGCCGCGGTCCGCGAGCTGGCCGCCCGCTGCGCCCGTCTGTTCCCGCAGGTGCCCTTCATCGGCTGGGACATCGCGGTCACTCCCGGGGGACCGGTGGTCATCGAGGGGAACAGCAGCCCTTCGCTCGCACATATCCAGCGCACCCATGGCGGTGTCGCTCCGGATCTCGTCCCGGCGCTCCGCGCCGTGATGGATCGCCCGATCATCTGACCAAGGAGTTCTCGTGGAAGACCTGAAAATGCAGGCCCGCGCCGCAGCCGCCGGCCTCCTCGACACCCTCCAGTCCATGCCCGAGGTCCAAGCGCTCTACGTCCTCTCCTCCTCTGCCGACGCGCCCAACAACGTCACACGGTTCAGCACCGACTCCGACTTCGACCTCGCCATCGTCCTCGACGTCCCGCTCAAGGAGGACGAGTGGAGGCCCTCCCCGGCGGACACGTACGCCCTGGTCCGCGAACGGCTCCCCGCCTGGGTCCCCGAGTTCAGCTTCTACCTGCCGGTCCCCTGGGGGCGCATGGAGGTCAACGTCCACCAGCTCCTGTTCCATTACGAGGCCGACCCGCGCACGACGTGGAACAGCGACAAGTGCGACGCCTACGCGAACAAGGGCGAACCGCTGCTCGACCGCGAGAACGCCTTCGAGGCGTTGATCCTCCGCAAAACGAAAGAGCAGCTCTGGCGGCTGGAGGGCGAGACCCACCGGCTCCACAACCGGATCACCTGGGACGTGCGCGAGATCCCCCTCCGCATGGCGCGCCGCGTCGGGACACCCACCGGCCACTTCGTCCTGTCGGGCGCCCTGGACGAGATCGTGGACTGGCTGTACGCCCGCTCAGGCCGGCTGCTGCCGAACATGAAGTGGAAGCTCCACTCCCTCGGCGCACTGGGCCTGATCAGCACCGAGCAGGAAAACCTCCTGATCGAGGCCCAGCAGTGCGACCCCCTGTCGATGGTCGACCTGGAGCGCCGGTGCGAGGCCCTGGAGGCGTTCTGCCGCTCGGCCGGAATGGACCTGAGCACCCGGGCCATCGAGACCGTGCGCAAGGCGTACCAGCGGGCCAACCACCACATCCTCGGGGAACACGCATCCGTCTTCGCTGACCGTCCCTTCCCCCGATTCGTCTCCTGAGGTGAGTACGACGATTCCAATTAGACGCTGTTGTCAGCACGTCAGTACGCTGCGTGATCCACGCACCCAGGAGGAACGATGGCGATCAAGGTCCACAACACACTGACCGGACGGACGGAGGATTTCCGCCCCGAGCGGGAGACCGAGGTGCGGATGTTCGTGTGCGGACCTACCGTCTACGGCCCCAGCCACGTCGGCCACGCGAAGACCTACACGCAGTTCGACTTCATCGCCGCGTACCTGGAAGCGAGCGGCTACAAGGTCACCTACCTCCAGAACATCACCGACGTGGACGACAAGATCATCCGGCGTTCCCGGGAGGAGAACGTGCCTCCGGAGGACATCGCGGCCTTGTTCGAGAAGCAATACCTGGAGGACATGGCCGCGCTGGGGAACACCCGCGTCGACGTCCACGCACGGGCCCACGATCACATCGACGCGATCGTGGACCAGGTCAAGCGGCTCATCGCCCGCGGCCACGCCTACCAGCTCGATGACGGCTGGTACTTCGACCTGGCCTCGTTCCCCGCATACGGCAAGCTCTCGGGCCGGACCGACCTGCGCCCCGAGGACTCGGTCTCGCGGATCGACGACCACTCCAAGAAGCGCAGCC
Protein-coding sequences here:
- a CDS encoding helix-turn-helix domain-containing protein; protein product: MRINRSARTRYFTVLGNEVLRDRRLSFTARGLLAYLLSLPDGAREDVRTLADKNPGLGRRGVSKALDELVKVGYYIRRTVRDEDSGQVRTETYLFDTPQASGSAPLPALAGTGEAEAGKAGAFPKGNKNPEEEPTHPVAAATNAEPPAGRAEETTPDQPTPAPVPADMGRGAALLSRLGSVEPKLALCAADALTLAPLAARWLDAGVSELAARSLLTAGLPPVVHSARALLADRLVRKLPAPRARQDAAASAAPLAECAECRDPLPRGQQTGICAVCAGATARVGEAAPVMETVTDHVAALRSALRARPTTAAGPLQPFLNPKAVR
- a CDS encoding Eco57I restriction-modification methylase domain-containing protein; the protein is MKLIENTEARRVEALSLLDPRTQAALGQFFTPAPAAGLIASMPRLGALSNTVRVLDPGAGVGSLTAALVTRLHEERPDLNVHVVAVETDPQVMPYLRATLEECKATYGTTFELVQGDYLIDDDALIDGPFDLVVANPPYGKLAAGSLHRTRTARHLVDASNIYTAFWARATAALAPGGQISIIVPRSWANGTYHRAFRQWMLDRTSLDLLHVFESRNTVFADTGVLQENVIVAGTRGDQQRQVVLSASIAHHDAPLRRTVPFDAVVLPGDREQFVRFDDSAVVPPAVSFTLADLGLGVSTGKVVDFRNREHLTEDLGADGVVPMIYQANVRGGEIEWPQRPGKKPQGFLPSTEAARKLLLPEGHYVVIKRFSAKEEKRRVVAGVWKHDGPVAMDNKTNYLHEKKGPIDPQLAHGLMLWLNSSTLDAIFRTFSGHTQVNAGDVKTLPFPSRDDLVRLAENAPEWLPEQAKLDALVADLFPAVVGSAE
- a CDS encoding BsuBI/PstI family type II restriction endonuclease; amino-acid sequence: MTSTLEASVDNAGVLLQAFGFDKVRCNSRSALTALVLLGLEPGETWDAATNPRLGVTEVMGVIADKWGKTYAPNSRETFRKQTLHQFVDAGFAEHNSDAPEGRAVNSSKNNYRIAPAALSVVRLFGTPGFQGALDAWIAEAPTQQAAYKATRDMQMIPVKLPDGSVFRLSPGGQNPLIRDMVEEFCPRFARGGQLLYLGDAKDHRYDIRHDDAFARLGLTFDEHGKNPDLVVYDEKRGWLFLMEAVTSHGPIDFGRREHLKKLFATDKAGLVFVNCFPDRATMRKWLADLAWETEAWVADAPDHLIHLNGSRFLGPYEGPFKLAL
- a CDS encoding DUF6192 family protein, whose translation is MPVLEIPPGFTRDEWIRYVHRGRRIIRTKSASNFELGDMLNEMMAARPYGEIGQLTALIAKQIRSSVGSLKKYRYVSTAWPAETRRDDVPWSVHLVLSGKPNRFQLIQQEPSDDLDPRDQGVWHYDTAQRAIQSLPNNPATPGERIETAKRLLRNTDEAAIAVTQLADRTEVLRQAVEDPGFRRAVRDANRDRGQRLEQQAHIDVEAGTHSEEAPGQNQQPTPPSPTVSYRDAPSSILRILGQCTSFCVSMQNAVVLAQEELLTTEEEEAVLDSLKKVRAVCDWCEHVVTTGQTDMDDELARLLGGGEGDQL
- a CDS encoding HAD-IA family hydrolase, which codes for MPQRTDSTDRREQVGLILDFAGVLTASPLAVHRAWCVSEGLAPEAWRSTLNDHPEGRRLYAALEVGEIGQAEWNEGTAPLLGAHVDPVNLMGRAWAGVPAARRMAALARAARAAGHRVALLSNSFGLDPFNPYEHVGIWDLFDVHVVSELVGMAKPDPEIYRLTLDRIGLPAEQCVFVDDHAVNLPPAAELGITTVHVTNEDEAVAELEDLLGVSAVLAA
- a CDS encoding helix-turn-helix domain-containing protein, giving the protein MQWSEYTTSERLKTLRGGMTQEQLAEAAAVSVGVVRKLERGGTASLPSLLSIADALGTDIAVLLGQQAPRRSMDRDERAALRMVSAATHDAAIGIPADVEPGTVEELRAAVRRADEAYWAGRYTELGTLLGQLLPEAKARFDAADHAEREAAGGVLIDTFQTAGMAANVLGSRDLAYAALTYGRQIAVQAGDDLRDAHLAATTAWVNLRDGRTTQGFALAAAQADRIEPKMSEHDPDRLSVYGQLVTNAAVAASRGGASPDSAREYLSQAHAVAARIGDEHARGDHAQPYGPMYAATQAMSIAVALGDTSGALRLMDTVRLDDTVPLATRARYGLDVALTHVECRRWEAAADTLEAVCTMAPGWVRHQMLPGVIIGRLAGVSVGRLRGLASVAGVPLGVR